GAGGGAGTTGGTGTGGGGAAGCGAGTAAGCGGTGCGGACCGGCGGGTTCGAGCGGACGGGGACGAGCGGGCGCGTGGCGCAGGTTAGCTCTCGATAGACTCACCGATCGTGGTGATGCGGTCGTCGTCGGCCGGGGCGAACCCGCCGTGATAGCAGAGGACGCCGTCGACGGCGAGGCTCGCGAGACGAGCGACCGACTGGCCGGCCTCGGCCACGTCCAGCGTGAAGTGTTCGCTTGGCCCCTGCAGTTCCCCGTCGGCGGCCGTCAAGGCGTCGGCGGCCAGCAGGAGTCGCTCCTCGGGCAGGTACAGCGAGACGTGTCCCGGCGCGTGGCCGGGCGTGTAGACCACTCGCATCGGTCCGGCGGCCGTTCGGAAGCACTCCTCGCCCACGAGTTCCACGTCCACCGGGACCGGCGGGTACCGGTCGCCGTCGCCCTTGATCGGCTCCTCGCGACCGTCGACGTACGGCGCGCAGGCCTCGTGGGCGAACACGACGGCGTCGGTCTCCTCTCGCACGGTCGCGAGCGCGCCCGCGTGGTCGGCGTCCTGATGCGTTATCAGCACCGCCCACACGTCCGCCCACTCGAAGCCGGCCGCCTCGATCTCCGCGCCCAGGGCCTCGGCCTGTCCCGGAAGGCCCACGTCCAGCAACAGCAGGCCGCGCTCGGTCTCGACGGCCGCCGGGTGGAACGCCCGCTCGCCCTCGTCGGTCTCGATCGTCTCCGTGAACGCGTAGACGCCCTCGGTGAGTTCCTCCATGGGCCGATCTCGGACGGGAGCGACAAAGTACGTCGGGCCGCGGCGACCCGCGCCGCGACGGCCGATGGAATTTTGATGGTTCGCTGTCGTATCGGTGCCGTATGGACGACGACGCCCTCCAGGCGCGGCTCCGCGGTATCGAGCGCCGACAGAACCTCGTCATCGCGCTATTCGCCCTGCCGTACCTGATTTTCGCCGCAGAGCTGTTCGGCTTCTGGGTCGCGACCGTAACTGCAACCTCACTGACGCTTCTCACGCTCGCGTTCGTCATCGTCAGCCGCAGACAGAGCCGCGACGGGGTCGGGATGTAACCGCCGTCCGCTCCCAGACAGCGCCCGTTCTCGAACTGTCTGCACCCCCGAATTCGGTAACCGACGACCCTTTGACGAGCCGGCCGTACGTCCGTCCATGCGGTACGTGACGCTGCTGGTGAGTCCGACCGAGGGGCAGGGCTTCCACCCCGTCGGCGAGCGCATCGCCCGCGACCCCGACGTGACCGGCGAGGCGATCCACCGGATGAACGACCTGGGTGACGGGACCGTGACGCTGCTGACGGAGCTGTCGGGCGACGTCGACCGCTATCGCGAGATCATGACCGACACGCCCGAGGTCCGCGAGTTCACCGTCGTCGTCGACGACGAGGGCCACGGGTGGGCTTACTCCCGCATCGAGACGAACGATCTCGTCGAGTACATGCTCGCGCGCGGTCGCGACCTCGAACTCGTCCGCGATATGCCCATCGAACTCACCGAGCGGGGCGGCCAGCGGGTGACGCTGATCGGTACCGAGGCCGCCTTCGCCAGCGCCGCCGAGTTCGACGAGCCGCCGGGCTACGACATCACCGTCGAGAAGACCGGCGAGTACCACCCCGAGGGCGGCCGCCTGCTCGACGCGCTGACGAGCCGCCAGCGCGAAGTCCTGGAGGCGGCGGTCGACGTGGGCTACTACGAGGCCCCGCGCGAGGCGACCCACGAGGACGTGGCCGCGGCCGCCGGCTGCTCGCCCGCCACCGCCGGTGAACACCTCCAGAAGGTCGAGCGAGCGGTGTTCGGCGCGCTGGTGGGATGAAAAATCCGGAATGCGAGACGCTCCGGGTCATTCCTCGAAGCCCTCCTCCGCGGCTCCCTGCGGTCGCCGCGTCGGTACGAGGCGCTCACTTCGCTCGCGCCTCGCTACTCCTCGAACACGAACGTCCCGTCCTCCTGCACGCGCTCGCCGTCGACTTCGATGAACGAATCCTCGCTCATGTCGACGATCATGTCGACGTGGACGGCAGAGTCGTTCTGCTCGTTGCCCTCGCCGACGGTGTCGTCGTAGGCCCGGCCGACCGCCATGTGGACCGTATCGCCCATCTTCTCGTCGAACAGCATGTTGTAGGTGAACTCGTCGATGGCACGGTTCATCCCGATACCCAGCTCCCCGAGGCGGTTCGAGCCCTCGTCGGTCTCCAGCACGTTCGTCAGCACGTCCTCGTTCTTCCCGGCGGCGTGCTCGACGACCTCGCCGCCCTCGAACTTGCAGTACACGTCCGTCACCTCTCGGCCCTGGTGGTAGAGCGGTTTGTCGAAGTAGACCTCGCCCTCGACGGAGTCGGGGACGGGTGCGGTGAACACTTCGCCGCCGGGAAGGTTGCGCTCGCCGTAGTCGTTGAGCGTAGGGTTGCCGGCGACGCTCATCGTCACGTCCGTCGAATCGCCGGAGACGATACGGACCGCCTCGGCGTCGTCCATGATCTCGACCATCTGGGCCTGGAACTCGCGCTGTTCGTCCCAGTCGCGGACGATGGCGTCCCAGACGAAGTTCTCGAAGCCCTCCGTGCTCTGCTGGGCGAGCTGGGCGTTGGCGGGCGCGGGGTACTGGGTGAGACACCAGCGCTTCGACAGGCGTTCGGCCAGCAGCGGCTGGACGGCGGCCTCGTAGGCGGTCGAGACCTCCGGATCGACGTCGCTGGTCTGGGTGACGTTGTCGCTGCCGCGGATCACGATGTACACGTCCATCTCCTCGTACAGCGCCATCTGGTGGTCCGGCAGCTCGAAGTCGCCGTCGTGGTTGCGCAGGAACGCCCGGCGGAAGCGCTTGCCCATGCGGTCCTGGATCACGAGGGGGTGAGCGCCCCGGTCGGCGATTATCTCGTGCAGCGCGGCCACCAGATCCTCGGCCTCCGGGTGGGCGTCGACGACGACCTGATCGCCCTCCCCCAGGTCGACGGAGTGGTCACAGATGATCTCGGCGTGTTCGCGAACGCGCGCGTCCATGGCCGAGTGGTCGGGCGGCGGCGTGAAACCGGTTTCGTCGTCGAGTCGGACGACGCCTCCGTCGGTCGACGACACCCGGTCACTCCTCGGTCGCCCGCCAGCGCTCCGCCAGACCGACGACGAACTCGGCGTACTCGCTCCGCGCTCGGTCCCACGTCTCGTCGCCCGCTTCGCACGCCCGCTCCAGTCGGCCCAGTCGCTCGGCGTCGTAGCGCGAGGCCAGACACATCGCCTGAAAGACCGGCGAGCGGGCGGGGTCGCCCCCCGGGTCGCCGGCGATCCGCTCGCGGATCTCGTCGGCGGACGTCGCGAGCGAGACCCCGGCACCGGGGATCGACTTGGCCATCTTCGGCGTCCCGTCGAACCCCGGGATCATCCGGGTGTACAGCCCCGCCACGCCCCCCTCGACGGCGGCGGCGTCGCGGAACCGCCGCGCCATCCCGACGAGGTGGTGCTCGTCGACTCCGAACTGGAGGACCAGCCGCTCGTAGTCGCCGGCGTACAGCGGGTGGAGGAAGTCGGCGCCGTGGAGGACGGCGCTGTGGATATCGGCAGCCTCGGAACTCGGCCCAGGGCGGGCGACCGCGGCGGTCCCCGATCGGCGGTCGTCCTCGCCGGCCTCGTACGCTTCGCGGACGGCGCGCTCCCACTCGGTCGGCGGCGGGTCCGTGTCTCCGGAGTCGTCGCCGGCGTCCTCCGTCCACCGGTCGGGGTCGTAGTACGGCGCCAGCAGCTGCGCGGTGTGCATCACCTCGCGGGCCCCCTCCTGCGTGCGGAGCCGGCCGCGGTCGGGGTCGAACCCCAGATCGAGCGCGAACGTGCGGTAGCGCTCGGCCAGCCGTCGAACCCGGTCCAGCGGCGCGCCGCCGTGGTACGGCTCCAGATCGGCGAGGACGAACTGCACGTCCAGCCCCGCCTCCTGCAGCGCGACGGCGGTCAGGAACTGGCCGACGGTCCCCAGATGGGGCGGACCGGTCATCCCGACGCCGGTCGCGACCAGCGTCCGGCGCCGGTCGGCCCGGTCGAACACGCCCTCGTCGTCGACGGCGACGAACCGCCGACGCTCGGCGGCCGGGACCGGGCCGACGGCGCCGTCGGCCGACCCGTAGCCGTTTCGTTCGCGAACGATCTCGTAGTGGTCGGGTAGTGTCGTCACACTCGACGATCGACTGGGTGTGTAAAGTGTTGTATTGTGACGAGGTACCGACTGACATACAGAGATCGCGGGTCGTGCGTCGGCGGCGATCACGGGAGGGCAGGGGGCGATAACCCGCGCTTACCGGGAGTTGAAGGAGTATAACGAAATACGGGGTTCCCCCTACCGGGGAGCGAGCTATGTCCGAGCGACCACTGCGGAACACGAGGCGAACCTTCCTCGCGTCGAGCGCACTGGGGGCGCTGTCGGCGGTTACAACTGGGCCGACGGCGGGCGCAACGGACGGAACGACCGAACCGACGGCGACGATCGAGTGTTCGACCGTCAGCGTCGACGACTGGGGGAGCGCCCGCAGCGCGCGGGCGGTGTTCGGAGACGGGAGTTTCGTCGACGTCGGGGACGGGGCGCCCGGAGCCTTCGGTGCGCCCGGGCGCGTGATCGAGTCGGTGACGTTCGCGGACTTCGACGGCAACGAGTGGACGCTGACGGACGACGGTACAGACTGTGACCCCGGCGAGAAGTCGGTCACGTTCACCGACTCGCGGGCGACCGTCCGGCCGGGGCAGTTCCTGGAGATGGACGGCTACCCCGGGACCCTGGTCTCGCAGGTCGACCTGCACTTCGTCGACGGAACGAGCCAGGAGAAAGTCCATCTCGAGGGCCCGCAGTCGCCCGACGGCATCACCGGCGTCTACCGCGGCACGGGCGAACACGCCGGCAAGGTCGTCGAAGCCGTCGAGATCTTCCACGATATAGACTACGTGACCCACTACGTCCGCAACCCCGCCGCCGAGAAGTACCTGCTCGGGAAGGACACCTGCGGGGAGCGACTCGTCGAGGTGATGGGCGCGACCGAGGGCGCCGTCGACTACGAGTTCACCGTCGACGGGCCGGTCCGCGCCGTGACGCTCTCGGACGGTCGCGGCGCCTCGCCCGGCGGCAACGACGCCGTCTCGACGAGCGGCGACACGACGACCGTCTCCGGTTCGACCGGAAACCCGGGGTACAGCGACGTCTACGCCGTCGGCGGGTCGATCACCGACTTCTCACAGACTGGCGGGAGCGGCGAGTACGTCCTCCGCGAGGCCGAGTGGCGGATCGTCGCCGACACCGCGCCCGCGACCGACCTGCTCGCGGTCGTCGCGACCGAACAGGGCGAGGTCGCTTACGAGTTCGTCGTCGACGGCACCGTCCGGAAGGTGACCAACGCCGGCCCGAAGCGCTCGGCCGGAGCCAACGACGAGGTCGTCGACGACGGCGACGGCACCGTCAGCGTCAGCGGCTTCACCGGCAACGCCGGCTACGGCGACACCTACGCGGTCACCGGCGACGTGACCGACTTCGCCCGGACCGACGGATCGGCGGCCGTCCACATCGACTACAACGGGCGCGAACGGACGCCCGAGGAACTGGTCGCCGAGCACTGAGGCCGGTCGTCCGCTGCGACACGGCGCGGTTCCGCGGCGTGTCGCTCGCTCGGCGTCGCGAGCCGACCGAGCCACATATTTCTACCGCGAGCGCCAACGGAGTGCCGTGATCGACCTGCGCAGCGACACCGTCACGAAGCCCGACCAGGCGATGCGCGAGGCCGCTC
This DNA window, taken from Halosimplex litoreum, encodes the following:
- a CDS encoding MBL fold metallo-hydrolase — protein: MEELTEGVYAFTETIETDEGERAFHPAAVETERGLLLLDVGLPGQAEALGAEIEAAGFEWADVWAVLITHQDADHAGALATVREETDAVVFAHEACAPYVDGREEPIKGDGDRYPPVPVDVELVGEECFRTAAGPMRVVYTPGHAPGHVSLYLPEERLLLAADALTAADGELQGPSEHFTLDVAEAGQSVARLASLAVDGVLCYHGGFAPADDDRITTIGESIES
- a CDS encoding helix-turn-helix domain-containing protein; amino-acid sequence: MRYVTLLVSPTEGQGFHPVGERIARDPDVTGEAIHRMNDLGDGTVTLLTELSGDVDRYREIMTDTPEVREFTVVVDDEGHGWAYSRIETNDLVEYMLARGRDLELVRDMPIELTERGGQRVTLIGTEAAFASAAEFDEPPGYDITVEKTGEYHPEGGRLLDALTSRQREVLEAAVDVGYYEAPREATHEDVAAAAGCSPATAGEHLQKVERAVFGALVG
- a CDS encoding aminopeptidase, with the protein product MDARVREHAEIICDHSVDLGEGDQVVVDAHPEAEDLVAALHEIIADRGAHPLVIQDRMGKRFRRAFLRNHDGDFELPDHQMALYEEMDVYIVIRGSDNVTQTSDVDPEVSTAYEAAVQPLLAERLSKRWCLTQYPAPANAQLAQQSTEGFENFVWDAIVRDWDEQREFQAQMVEIMDDAEAVRIVSGDSTDVTMSVAGNPTLNDYGERNLPGGEVFTAPVPDSVEGEVYFDKPLYHQGREVTDVYCKFEGGEVVEHAAGKNEDVLTNVLETDEGSNRLGELGIGMNRAIDEFTYNMLFDEKMGDTVHMAVGRAYDDTVGEGNEQNDSAVHVDMIVDMSEDSFIEVDGERVQEDGTFVFEE
- a CDS encoding nucleotidyl transferase family protein codes for the protein MTTLPDHYEIVRERNGYGSADGAVGPVPAAERRRFVAVDDEGVFDRADRRRTLVATGVGMTGPPHLGTVGQFLTAVALQEAGLDVQFVLADLEPYHGGAPLDRVRRLAERYRTFALDLGFDPDRGRLRTQEGAREVMHTAQLLAPYYDPDRWTEDAGDDSGDTDPPPTEWERAVREAYEAGEDDRRSGTAAVARPGPSSEAADIHSAVLHGADFLHPLYAGDYERLVLQFGVDEHHLVGMARRFRDAAAVEGGVAGLYTRMIPGFDGTPKMAKSIPGAGVSLATSADEIRERIAGDPGGDPARSPVFQAMCLASRYDAERLGRLERACEAGDETWDRARSEYAEFVVGLAERWRATEE